In the genome of Primulina tabacum isolate GXHZ01 chromosome 13, ASM2559414v2, whole genome shotgun sequence, the window TTGCGGCAGAGGTAATGCACCACCAGCTCCTCGTCCGTGGGATGGAACCTGAATCCCGCCGGTAAATCCAATTTCTGATCATCACCCTTCATTCACAGAGAATTTGCTCGAGCTGAGTCGAATTTTCACAGTTCTCTTCTGCTATATGGTATTGCTGAGGCGGCTTTGAAACGAAGAAAATGGAACATCTGCCTCGTATATATACACAAAGCAATCTGTGATGTATTTGCAACACGTGGGTCCTTGCCATttattttttcctgatttttatttaatttatccgCGGATGTGTGTTGCGTTGGGTTAGGCATGTGCATGTACGTGGAGCTGGAAATATATAAACTGGATCGGTTGATGCAAATAATTCCACCTAGTTTTATCAGATATGCATagtctaaaaataatatttatatttaaaatttatgtatatTATTATGTTAAACAACATCATTCGGTTTTCATTATTTACATTTTATAGAACGAACACGAGACTTTATTGtcatcaaaaaatatttttatgccaaaaaaggccattgtttttttataaaaccAGTATGGTGAGCCAAAATTAATTTGCATTCATACTTGCACTTTATATACGAAGCTATATAATCAACTTACTCGGGTAGTATTTAATAACTTTTTTTCCGAGTTTCTAgtcaatgaaatatttaaaaattatacataGACACCgtgaagcatttaaaataagtttttgcAAACACTATTTCAACAGACTTCAAAGCGTCAGCCCGACCCTTCTCGATGTTTTGTGAATTAATGGTTCTTTGTAATGTAAATGACATCTGAAATCCGGGAACTGGGTGGGTTAAAATTGTGTTTCCTTCCCTTTGACCAGAGGGTGGCTGGCGTTTGCTTGGGGCGAAAGGGAGCTGATCCGAATGGGGGCAGCCAAGCCAACGGATATCACACGGTCCAATGAAAATATGCCAAGTAATCATTCTGGTTGATACGTCACTGCTTTCATCACCGCCCATTTAATAAATTCAAGTCTATCCGAGTCAAATGCTGCTGACTCGTGGTTTCTAGAAAAGAAACAGAGGGTGCCACGGCCaatactattattatttttttttttttaattcaccAATTATTGTAATACTAAATACAAAGAACAATTTTCagtgaaaaatataaatataatatatatagtttGATCATTGAtcatttattgtatatataactATGTGAATGTATAATTTCATCACATCCATGTCAACAATGTCGACATATATCTGAAAAATCGACTCtcattataatatatatttcttctGCCGTCTGATATTTGAGAAAAAAATGTGAACAAggatgtaaaaaaatattaagaaaacttTACAAGAAACCTGACTGTGTAGGTTCATGCACTTGTTTGAAAATCGTAGTGGTGCGATTTTGGTCAAAAATGGTGGAACGAAGAAAAAGATAAGTACACTCACCTCTAACCATTCTTGAATATTACAAGAGATCCAAACCAAAAGGTTAAAATGGGAAATCGGAGCTTAGCTCCACTCGTTTCATCCCAAAAATCCCGTGTAGTGACTCAAGTTGAGGCCTCCACCGGGAATCTTGAAAAAATGAGAGTTTAAAATGGACCCCATTTGTCTCACTCTGCTTCATTTCAATTTTTGGTCACAAAAACCATCTGATAAACTAATTATGGCATCTATACACTTCAACTTTGGTCCTAGTGTATTTGGACCATATGATTTGATTTAGAAGAAAGAACTTTCGAATTCGAAGAAGAACTTTCTAACGATATTCATATCCAGTAGATTTGAAATTCGCTGAAAATACATTTGGAAAgatgaatttttgaaattcataaatttAGATTATATTTCTTAGTAACGTAAATATTAAATCAACACCTTAGTTATTTACACATAATTGATACAAAATAGAATGAATTTCGAATGATATAGGTGAACTTGAAATACATTATAATTAACATAAAATACTTATAAACACCTGACAgttgatttttgaaatttaatgtTTTGATTCTCTGATCAACAAAAGTATATTTGAAATCCATGGACGCAACCTAAATTAAAGAGTTTAAAGTATATCTCAAATCCTTCGATCCAAACACAACTTAAATTATTTCGATATCTAAAATAACACTGATGAAGagtataaattaatttaaaatggtGGAGGAGAGCCACAAATAACGTGGTGTAGAGGGTGTGACGTGTTCCATGACCTTAACCAAGATAAGGATGTTATTTTTTCCTGGAAGCTGCTTCGCGAGTGCATCTGGACACCCACCTATATTTCTTGTTTGTTTTCCAAACCTACTCAATTGAGATTTTACTCTCGTCTATGTCAACATCGGatgattaattaaattgaaatgattttatatatgATAATATATTGGTAATGGTTTCTAATACGAAGCATGAATTTAGGTCTACGGCATTCACACATCTCATACCGTTTCGTGTGAAAGACGATATTTAACATATTTACATCATATCATGTTTAACCCGAGCTTtactataaaaaaaatagtttttttaacTTTATCTTTCAATTTATTATCACATCTTTTGTCAtcgcaaataaaaatatgatataagTAAAGAACGATGGGATATCAGTTAACCACCCACCACTGCGTCGAAATTCCGACGTGCAGAAGTTGCTTTTCATGTACTGCAGAAGGGGTCCAACAGAGCCGCCCATTTTATGCATCTTGGTAGATTCCTCGAAAGAGGATTGCTTAACATTCATACTTAATGACAATTAATCTACAATCATCAAATGATTAGCCCAAAGCATAGATACACCCTCacttattttcttttcttttttaaaaaaaacaatttactTATTTTTCTTCGAGGTGTGATGTGATGTTGttagttgtcccacatcggttggattaAATACATGGGCGTTGTATATATGATCTTTTCTCCCCCCTTAAGCTAGCTTTTAGGGTTGAGTTAGATCCaaattccaatcttaacatggtatcagagcttaagctagtttttggggttgagttaggtccaaattCCAATTTTAACAGATGCAGACAAAAAAAATGAAGTGAGAATAAATTTCTtacaaatttgtttatttaaGTGAAGTCGGCCACACCATCTCATTATGGTTAAAAAAGTTTGTTTGTGAATGTTATATCTATCATAAATATTTCTGTTAACCACGCGTATTAAGAAAATTATCGGAGAAACCAAGTTTTacgaataatttttttattttacctttATTTAATAAGTGTTTCGTAGTATATTAAATTGTTGGAAGTAGctaatatttttaatgagtaGGGGTATATTTGGTAAAACGAAATGTTActtaccataaaatatttatttctactACTATTTTTAATGCGTTACAATATGTTTTGACAAAtacaatttaaattattatattctcaaaatttaaataaatttaaataaaatttgtcgAACTCAATATATCACCACATTTAAATCAGTAATGAGTCGTGTTTTGATTTGGGGTCAAAAAGCGTGTGATAAGTATCGTGTTATATTGGAATCTTAGTTTTTCTGTTTTTTGGGCCATGGCCCAATAATAATCGGGCTAATGAGCAAGACTTCTCCATTTAAGCCCGATTCACTCACATAGCCCGTGGAATTTAGAAGCGTAGCTGCCACTCAAAGGAGAAGTCACCTGTTCCTCAAATCTTTTCAACTGCAAATGGCTGTGTGTGGGATTTCAATTTCGTTGAACAAGCAAAGCCCTCCTCACCTTATTGGCACTCTTCCTTCTTTATCAACTCTCAAGAAACCAATCCAACTTCTTTCTTCCTCATCATCTTCCGCCTCTTCTTCAGGTGCTGTAAGATGGAGGGAAAGATTGGGAGTTTCTTTGGGGAGAAGAATGTTTAAGCTGTCAATCTTTGGGTTTTTATCATCATGGGACCTAGCATTTTCAAGACTCTTGTTTTATTCTGAGGCGCTGGCATCTCCATTATTGGAGCTTGACAGATACACCGATTCCAAAGATGGCTTCACTCTCCTCGTACCCTCTTCCTGGATTAAGGTCTGTTTCTTGCTTAGACTCCAAAAGAGGGttcatttttaagttttttttttacatgacTGTACGGTTACGACATAATTCACCGGAAGAAAGTTGCATttgaaccaaaaaaaaaaaagcgcATAAAGTTTTCATTTTGGTCGTCCCGGGAGGTTCCGCCAGTTTACTCCAAATACGTAGTGAACCATGTTCAAGTTTTAAGTAGGGCTGCATCATTACTGCatgtttatattgattatgtatgGTGAAATTTTTTGGAATCGGTGTGTATGGTATCGAGCTTTAACAGCAGAGGCACTCAAAACAAATTAAAATCTTGTTTGTAACTTTCTCTAAAAATATGTGTTTTGCACCTCAAATTCATTTGCATCATCCTTGCTCAGTCCCCTATCTCCGATTTCCTAGATCTGCCCAGCTTGACATTGGAGTGAATCAGGTTGATAAAGCGGGGGCTACTGTTTTGTTTGAAGATTCAAAAGACAAAACTAATAATGTGGGAGTTGTGGTCAGTCCAACTCGGATATCGAGCCTTGGAGAATTTGGGACTCCTGTATTTGTGGCAGATAAGCTTATTCAGGCTGAAAGGCGCAAGGTGAGTCAATTTTGTGTTTTTTCGCAAATCTTGATTCTCTTTTGTATGTTGTTGTGTAGTTTGTTGTTTATGGTAAAAGCGTTGCCACTTTCTTGAACTTAAGAAGCCGTAAGCTGTGAATTActggtattttatttttccagGAAAAATGTAAATAATTCGGTTCAGTGACACTGTTAGACTATGACCTTCACAAACCTTTAAGTATGTTTCCCCAAATATGGGATATGTTGATCCATTAAACTAGAGGGTAAGTGGTGGACCTAGGATTTCTGGGGGCGATTCAATGAAGCTGGAGGGTGAAATATACATTATTAGAACAATTACATATAAAATTTTTCACCGGCGGTTTGCTTCTGCTGGATCAGCCCCTATAATAGATGGGAGAAGTCAaacaatacacacacacatgtatCATTGTCCTAACCCATTATGTAAAATGGCTGACGAGAGTTTTTAGCTGTGTAGGAAAGTACAAAAGAAGCCGAGGTAATTTCTGTCTCAGAGAGAGTGGGCCATGCAGGTCTACAAGTTTATGAGTTTGAGTACAAGGTTGATAGCACCAGGGGAGGGATGAAGCGGGTGTTTTCTGCCGCATTCGCCACTTCTAAGAAGCTCTACCTTTTGAATATCACTCATTCTGATAGGTTAGACAACCCTCTGgaaatgaagaagagaatgattCTTGAACAAGTTCTTCATTCTTTCAATGCTATACCTTCAACGTGATCGATCATCAGATTTTTTCCTGATACACTTATTCTCTCTCTTCCTGGTCTTAAATGCTCCTCAGTAAGCTTCTCCAATTTTTAACCTCTTTTCAATTCTGTTGTTGCATGCTTATTATCAACATTTAATCCATGTTATCCAAAATCATGTTAATTCAGGTGCCGTTGCTACTACGAGTGAGTTGAACTTCATGGTGGAATGTACATTGCAGAAAGCAAGCTGTAAATGATCTCATTTAACACCGCAGCAAAAAACGTTCTCGTCTCACTGTTATCAAGTTGATTCATTCTTTCCCATTAGAAATCTACAAATTCTTGAGAGTCATAATCTTGATAGGTATTGTGCAGTATCCACAGTTTCTTCTCTCCCACtattcttccttttctttctCTTCGTCAAATTAAAACTCTCTCCCATTGCTTTTGAATTGGTATATTTGAACGTTTAGTGATCAAGACCAAATATTGTTTTCTTCATCTGGAAAGAATCAATATAAAACCAGATAAATAATTCTGTTCTATTATATAGAACGCCCCAAAAATAACATTGGAACAATTTCACAGACAAAGCATGATCCGATCCTAATTGAGATAAAAGAACAAGAAAGGATCAATTACACTCTTTAATGCTTGCCAATAAAATGAAAACAAAGTGAAAGATAATgtaattaaaatgaaaaaaaagtgAAAGATAATGTTGGCAATCATGAAACTGAAGAAGTGGAAAGATTAtgtttgaaaattcaaaatggATCAGACTTGTTAAAGTTCGACATCGTTAATTAGTTGTGGCTTTGGTAACTTGTTTTTATTTACTTAGAGAGGTCTATACACGCTAAGATGAGCCTCAAATTTGTTTTCTTGTATATTAATTACTGATTTGTTTAGAGGTAATTTTTTTGCGTTACAATATAGTTTATTTACTTACACTCAGCCTTGTGGCAGTCAAAACCATGGATCTATCAATTTCATTAGTCTAAAAAGTGGCATTTGAAGCAATTCAAAACTTTGGTAAAATCTGATTTGTTGGTATTTAATAGTCCGTTTTCGGAGCAAAACAAGATCTAGCTTTCTGGATAGTGGGTTGTCAACACTTCTAATTTCAATAAGATTAAACGAATTCATTGTATTATTATTCACAAccattccaatttttttttaaaaaaacgaatGTAATAACAAGAAAATGACTTTTCTTAGTTCTTTGACTAGCTAATGGATGCTAGCTTTCATACATGCTTTCTAATTGCCGATGTCTTAATTATAGTTTCAATttttgacaaattttatttgacgcaaattttaaaatttgttctgctaaagaaataaaaaaaatcagagcTACTAACTTCTTTTCTGAAAGCCAATTAACACTTGTTACATTTTCAATTGATCTTGAAGTTTTTTTAAAGTTAATATATTCCAGCCTATAAATAGGAGCAGGTAGAATtgtataaaaacattttttcccCTCTTTCTCAGTACGATGGAATAGAAGAATGAATCTCAGATTTCCATTTCTCTCTCTGTTTACTTCtaatagttttaaaatttttgttaagTGACTCTTGtgaaaaacaaattaattattgactactttttttgaaaaaaataacaataatttttACTTGTTTGATATGGAGTTATTGTTTAACTTTGATTGTCTCCATTAAAAATACCTAGTATTTAGATTAACTTAAGCAAGGGGTATTTAAAAAAGTGACATTTcaagaaaaaaggaaaaatgagaGATAACTACGAAGAAAAAACAGTTATTTTTGCAAAGAATCAACTAACTATATTTATTGATCCACAAATCTACTTAAACCAAGAAAATTTTGAGCCATCAAAATGTAATAGTGTTAGATATAAATTTGTTGATTTCAatctttttttaatatattggaGTTAAAAATATGGTCCAAAATAAAACCAGCAACATTACCAAATTCAAAACAAGAGCCATGGGTACCCATTCATGCAAAAGACCCAAAATTTTATCCATACAATTTGCAGCTTTTAAATGGAGGAAATCAAGAATAGAAGCTTTCAATTTCATCTATGTTATAAGCTGCCCACATTTATTCAAAGACTCAAAGAAGGGGGAAGAAAAGACACCAAGAAAAATACACAGAACTGCACATGAAAATCAAAACCAACCACCAATCTGATACACAAAACATGAATTCAACCTTTTAACTTATAGAACTCTCAGTAGCCAGTTTTGAATGGCTTGTACACCTTGAGATCAAGAATCACACCCGCAACAGAACCGGCAGCAGCAGCAATAGAGATCACTAAACAAGCGAAACTCAGCGTCTGTAAACAAATCCATCGTGTACTCCACTTCGGTATCCTTTTCTGCGCAATATACATCTCAACTGGGAAATAAACCGTTAAAGGCCAGAACCCGAAAGCCCCAAGAATCCCAACCACGTCATTGAAAAAAGGCAGCAGCATCGATATAACAGTAGTGATCACCACAAACATAGTCCTCCAAACTAACCGGAACAAGTTCAGGTTATACGAATACTCC includes:
- the LOC142523343 gene encoding psbP domain-containing protein 2, chloroplastic isoform X2, which encodes MAVCGISISLNKQSPPHLIGTLPSLSTLKKPIQLLSSSSSSASSSGAVRWRERLGVSLGRRMFKLSIFGFLSSWDLAFSRLLFYSEALASPLLELDRYTDSKDGFTLLVPSSWIKVDKAGATVLFEDSKDKTNNVGVVVSPTRISSLGEFGTPVFVADKLIQAERRKESTKEAEVISVSERVGHAGLQVYEFEYKVDSTRGGMKRVFSAAFATSKKLYLLNITHSDRLDNPLEMKKRMILEQVLHSFNAIPST
- the LOC142523343 gene encoding psbP domain-containing protein 2, chloroplastic isoform X3 gives rise to the protein MAVCGISISLNKQSPPHLIGTLPSLSTLKKPIQLLSSSSSSASSSGAVRWRERLGVSLGRRMFKLSIFGFLSSWDLAFSRLLFYSEALASPLLELDRYTDSKDGFTLLVPSSWIKLDIGVNQVDKAGATVLFEDSKDKTNNVGVVVSPTRISSLGEFGTPVFVADKLIQAERRKVPLLLRVS
- the LOC142523343 gene encoding psbP domain-containing protein 2, chloroplastic isoform X1; the encoded protein is MAVCGISISLNKQSPPHLIGTLPSLSTLKKPIQLLSSSSSSASSSGAVRWRERLGVSLGRRMFKLSIFGFLSSWDLAFSRLLFYSEALASPLLELDRYTDSKDGFTLLVPSSWIKLDIGVNQVDKAGATVLFEDSKDKTNNVGVVVSPTRISSLGEFGTPVFVADKLIQAERRKESTKEAEVISVSERVGHAGLQVYEFEYKVDSTRGGMKRVFSAAFATSKKLYLLNITHSDRLDNPLEMKKRMILEQVLHSFNAIPST
- the LOC142523343 gene encoding psbP domain-containing protein 2, chloroplastic isoform X4, yielding MASLSSYPLPGLRSAQLDIGVNQVDKAGATVLFEDSKDKTNNVGVVVSPTRISSLGEFGTPVFVADKLIQAERRKESTKEAEVISVSERVGHAGLQVYEFEYKVDSTRGGMKRVFSAAFATSKKLYLLNITHSDRLDNPLEMKKRMILEQVLHSFNAIPST